The Amycolatopsis umgeniensis DNA segment GCCGAACACGTACGCGACGAAGATCCCGTAGCCCACCAGCATCGCGATCTCGGCCTTGCCGGTCACGCGCCGCGGCAGCAGGCCCGCGCCCATCCCGATCCACGCCGAGCACATCATCTGGAACGGCAGCCACGGCCCCACCCCGGCCGTCAGCAGCGCCGAAGCGAACAGCGACGTACAGCCCAGCACGAAACCGAAGCCCGGTCCGAGCACCCGCCCGGCCAGCACCAGCAGGAAGAACACGGTCTCGATGCCCGCGGTCCCCGCTCCCAGCGGCCGCATCGCCGCGTTCACCGCCGAGAGCACGCCGAGCATCGCGAGGGCCTTGGAATCCATGCCCCCTTCGGACATCTCGGCCAGCACGATGACGATCAGGATCGGCAGGATCCCGATGAACACGAACGGCGCGTCCGGACCGTGCTGCATCGACTGCGGTTCGACGCGGACCAGGAGCGGCCAGACGAACATCATCAGTCCCGCGAGCGACGCGAGCCCGAGCACCGTCGCCGAACGCGGGCCCAGCCGGACCGCGGGGGCCGTGTTCACCGGACCTCCTGCGGAAGCGCGGCACCGACGTCGTCGACGGTGAGCCACGGTTCGCCGAGGATCTTGGCGACCTGCGTGGCGAACGCCGGGGAGCCACCGAGCACCTCGCCGGTCGGGCCGTCCGAGACGACTTCCCCTTCCGCCATCACGAGGACGCGGTGCGCGATGGTCGCGACGAACTCGACGTCGTGGGTGGCCACGACGACCGCTTTGCCCTCGGCCGTCAGCGACGCGATCATCTGCGCCAGCGCGGCTTTCGCGGTGTAGTCGAGACCGCGGGTCGGTTCGTCCAGCAGCATGATCCGCGGCGCGGCCGACAGCTGCACCGCGAGCACGAGCGCGAGACGCTGTCCCTCGGACAGGTCCCGCGGATGCGAGGCCGGATCGATGCCCGGAGCGAGCCTGTCGAGCAAGCCCCGGCAATACCCCGCTTCCGTGCCCGATTCCGCGTCGGCGGCCTCGCATTCGGCGGCGACGGTCTG contains these protein-coding regions:
- a CDS encoding ECF transporter S component, which translates into the protein MNTAPAVRLGPRSATVLGLASLAGLMMFVWPLLVRVEPQSMQHGPDAPFVFIGILPILIVIVLAEMSEGGMDSKALAMLGVLSAVNAAMRPLGAGTAGIETVFFLLVLAGRVLGPGFGFVLGCTSLFASALLTAGVGPWLPFQMMCSAWIGMGAGLLPRRVTGKAEIAMLVGYGIFVAYVFGFLMNLWFWPFITDAEVPYHDGHISYVPGAPLLENLHRFAVFTLLTSTAGWDTGRAITNTVAILVLGPAVLATLRRASRKASYGVIPSFTDGKTLVSGKER